The Daucus carota subsp. sativus chromosome 2, DH1 v3.0, whole genome shotgun sequence genome includes a window with the following:
- the LOC135150472 gene encoding uncharacterized protein LOC135150472 produces the protein MGFNPVFTILKDKKLTGPNYIEWKRKMDIVLTAEEYKFCTYEPKPDQPAADAPKDEREYYKRWFKADEMSRCYILAAMSGNRAARQVAMKALMNTQMAEGTPIRDHVLKMMSHLNEIDILSAELDGETQIGIILMSLSKSFEQFC, from the exons atgggctttaatccagtTTTCACCATACTAAAGGATAaaaaacttaccggacctaactatattgaatggaaacgaaagatggacattgtgttgactgctgaggagtacaagttttgcacttatgaacccaagcctgatcAGCCTGCCGCTGACGCTCCCAAAGATGAGAGAGAGTATTATAAGCGATGGTttaaggctgatgagatgtcacgatgttacattctggcagcaatgtcgggt aatagggctgctaggcaagtagccatgaaggctttaatgaacactcagatggctgaagggaCACCtataagggatcatgttctcaagatgatgtcacatctgaatgagatagataTCCTTAGTGCTGAGCTTGACGGAGAAACCCAGATTggcattatccttatgagcttgtcaaagagttttgagcagttctgCTAG